In Gossypium arboreum isolate Shixiya-1 chromosome 6, ASM2569848v2, whole genome shotgun sequence, the following are encoded in one genomic region:
- the LOC108484734 gene encoding uncharacterized protein LOC108484734 isoform X1: MFFFFVGGLEQQARQVLKSGVGRCINCGSRADLVEYEKVLKLFFVPVWRWPGKDPLLHCNNCKLFFPQDLSFPPPKIDSSSAAVSASLRCRFCDRLVEPEFRKIRYRVAVNFLKSYEWW, translated from the exons ATGTTCTTTTTCTTTGTGGGTGGATTAGAGCAACAAGCAAGACAAGTGCTGAAATCAGGTGTGGGAAGGTGCATAAACTGTGGTTCCAGAGCTGATCTTGTGGAGTATGAGAAAGTATTGAAGCTTTTCTTTGTGCCTGTTTGGAGATGGCCTGGGAAAGACCCACTCTTGCATTGTAACAATTGCAAACTTTTCTTCCCTCAGGATTTGTCTTTTCCACCTCCCAAGATCGATTCTTCATCTGCTGCCGTTTCAGCGTCTCTGCGTTGCCGTTTTTGTGACAGGCTTGTTGAGCCCGAGTTCAG AAAAATACGATACCGAGTGGCTGTAAACTTCCTCAAATCTTACGAATGGTGGTAG
- the LOC108484734 gene encoding uncharacterized protein LOC108484734 isoform X2, whose product MFFFFVGGLEQQARQVLKSGVGRCINCGSRADLVEYEKVLKLFFVPVWRWPGKDPLLHCNNCKLFFPQDLSFPPPKIDSSSAAVSASLRCRFCDRLVEPEFR is encoded by the exons ATGTTCTTTTTCTTTGTGGGTGGATTAGAGCAACAAGCAAGACAAGTGCTGAAATCAGGTGTGGGAAGGTGCATAAACTGTGGTTCCAGAGCTGATCTTGTGGAGTATGAGAAAGTATTGAAGCTTTTCTTTGTGCCTGTTTGGAGATGGCCTGGGAAAGACCCACTCTTGCATTGTAACAATTGCAAACTTTTCTTCCCTCAGGATTTGTCTTTTCCACCTCCCAAGATCGATTCTTCATCTGCTGCCGTTTCAGCGTCTCTGCGTTGCCGTTTTTGTGACAGGCTTGTTGAGCCCGAGTTCAG GTAA